From Hemiscyllium ocellatum isolate sHemOce1 chromosome 27 unlocalized genomic scaffold, sHemOce1.pat.X.cur. SUPER_27_unloc_42, whole genome shotgun sequence, a single genomic window includes:
- the LOC132808338 gene encoding zinc finger protein 239-like, with the protein MVKPEESHTVEKPWKCCDCGRGFHAPSVLEIHRRSHTGERPFSCPECGKGFTCSSRLLDHRRVHTGVKPFSCPECGKGFTYSSHLVAHQRVHAGERPFPCSECGKAFSISSDLLKHQRVHRGERPFSCPECGKAFSDSSTLLRHQWVHIGKRPFSCPECRKGFTRSSALLTHLRVHTGEKPFTCPECRRAFSRSSHLLRHQRVHTGERPYSCLQCGKCFTQPSNLLTHQRIHTRERPFSCPECGKGFAVSSNLVAHRRVHTGERPFSCPECGKAFSNSSALLRHQRVHTGEKPFSCPECGKGFTRSSTLLTHQRVHTGERPFSCPECRKAFSDSSALLKHQRVHTGERPFSCPECGKRFTFSRNLRKHQQGHQRSQQSDSTANTAVSSPQD; encoded by the coding sequence ATGGTGaaaccagaggaatcccacactgtggagaaaccgtggaagtgttgcGACTGCGGGAGAGGCTTCCATGCCCCATCTgtcctggagattcatcggcgaagtcacaccggggagaggccattctcctgccccgagtgcgggaaaggCTTTACCTGCTCCTCCCGCCTGCTGGACCACCGCCGAGTACACACTGGGGTgaagccattctcctgccctgagtgtgggaagggcttcacctactcctccCACCTGGTGGCCCACCAGCGCGTCCACGCTGGGGAAAGGCCCTtcccctgctctgagtgtgggaaggccttcagcataTCCTcggacctgctgaagcaccaacgggtccacagaggggagaggccattcagctgccctgagtgcgggaaggccttcagtgattcctctaccctgctgaggcaccagtgggtccacatcgGGAAAAGGCCGTTCTCGtgccctgagtgcaggaagggcttcacccgctcttcCGCTCTGCTGACCCATCTGCGAGTCCACACGGGTGAGAAGCCCTTtacctgccccgagtgcaggaggGCCTTCAGCAggtcttcccacctgctgaggcaccagcgagtccacactggggagaggccgtactCCTGCCTTCAGTGCGGAAAGTGCTTTACCCagccctccaacctgctgacccaccagcggatccacacccgCGAGAgaccgttctcctgccccgagtgcgggaagggtttTGCTGTTTCCTCTAACCTCGtggcccaccggcgggtccacacgggggagaggccattcagttgtcccgagtgcgggaaggccttcagcaattcctctgccctgcttaggcaccagcgtgtccacaccggagagaagccgttctcctgcccagagtgcgggaagggctttacccgctcctccacactactgacccaccagcgggtccacacaggggagaggccattcagctgccccgagtgcaggaaggccttcagcgattcctctgctctgctgaagcaccagcgagtccacaccggggagaggcccttcagctgccctgagtgcgggaagaggTTTACGTTTTCCCGCAATTTGCGGAAGCACCAACAGGGGCACCAGCGCTCACAACAGTCAGATTCCACAGCTAACACTGCTGTGAGTTCCCCCCAGGACTGA